A region from the Planctomycetota bacterium genome encodes:
- the rplV gene encoding 50S ribosomal protein L22 yields MPTRSTHRFARTAPRKARLIMDMIRGRDVDDALSILEFNKRRAGFLVSNVVKTAVANYNENPANAGTTGALFISEARADEGPTIKRFQPKDRGKAHPIMKRTSHLVISVDER; encoded by the coding sequence ATGCCCACACGCTCCACCCATCGCTTCGCACGCACCGCCCCGAGGAAGGCGCGGCTGATCATGGACATGATCCGCGGCCGGGACGTGGACGACGCGCTGAGCATCCTCGAGTTCAACAAGCGTCGAGCGGGCTTCCTCGTCAGCAACGTCGTCAAGACCGCCGTCGCCAATTACAACGAGAACCCCGCCAATGCCGGCACCACCGGAGCCCTCTTCATCTCCGAGGCCCGCGCCGACGAAGGCCCGACCATCAAGCGCTTTCAGCCCAAGGACCGCGGCAAGGCGCACCCGATCATGAAGCGGACCAGCCACCTCGTCATCAGCGTCGACGAACGCTAA
- the rplN gene encoding 50S ribosomal protein L14: protein MIQQESYLDVADNSGAKQVMCIKVLGRSTSRRHGMTRPAAAVGEEIICSVKKALPGGEVKEGQVVRCVIVRTSYPTKRRDGSYVRFDENAAVLIGTDGNPRGTRIFGAIARELREKGYSKIVSQASEVW, encoded by the coding sequence ATGATCCAGCAAGAGTCCTATCTCGACGTCGCCGACAACAGCGGTGCGAAGCAGGTCATGTGCATCAAGGTGCTCGGCCGGAGCACCAGCCGGCGTCACGGCATGACGCGTCCCGCCGCCGCCGTCGGCGAAGAGATCATCTGCAGCGTCAAGAAGGCGCTGCCCGGCGGCGAGGTGAAAGAAGGCCAGGTCGTCCGCTGCGTCATCGTCCGCACCAGCTACCCGACCAAGCGTCGCGACGGCAGCTACGTCCGCTTTGATGAGAACGCCGCCGTGCTCATCGGCACCGACGGCAACCCGCGCGGCACCCGCATCTTCGGCGCGATCGCCCGCGAGCTGCGTGAGAAGGGCTACAGCAAGATCGTCAGCCAGGCCTCGGAGGTCTGGTAG
- the rpmC gene encoding 50S ribosomal protein L29, which yields MAIKLKDYTDKSTDAVEKELADLQRKLFDLRVQGVIEKVEDTSLPKKTRRDIARLKTLLRQRELAADTTATA from the coding sequence ATGGCCATCAAGCTCAAGGACTACACGGACAAGTCGACCGACGCGGTCGAGAAGGAGCTGGCCGACCTGCAGCGCAAGCTGTTCGACCTGCGTGTTCAGGGCGTGATCGAGAAGGTCGAGGACACGAGCCTTCCGAAGAAGACCCGCCGCGACATCGCCCGGCTCAAGACGCTGCTCCGCCAGCGCGAGCTCGCCGCCGACACGACCGCCACCGCCTAA
- the rplP gene encoding 50S ribosomal protein L16 has translation MPLMPKRRRYRKEMKGRIRGNASRGNTVVFGEYGLMALEPERITARQIEAGRIAVSHYLRRQGKLFRRIFPHTPVSGKPLEVRMGKGKGDIDYYAAKVKPGTIMFEIAGVTEEVARSALARVAHKMPIKTRFVTRAQTSHAAEHTPAA, from the coding sequence ATGCCCTTGATGCCCAAACGTCGTCGGTACCGCAAGGAGATGAAGGGTCGCATCCGCGGCAACGCCAGCCGGGGAAACACTGTCGTCTTCGGCGAGTACGGCTTGATGGCCCTGGAGCCCGAGCGGATCACCGCCCGCCAGATCGAGGCCGGCCGAATCGCGGTCAGCCACTACCTGCGTCGCCAGGGCAAGCTCTTCCGCCGAATCTTCCCGCACACGCCGGTCTCCGGCAAGCCGCTGGAAGTTCGCATGGGTAAGGGCAAGGGCGACATCGACTACTACGCGGCCAAGGTCAAGCCTGGCACGATCATGTTCGAGATCGCGGGCGTGACCGAAGAGGTCGCCCGCTCGGCCCTGGCCCGCGTGGCCCACAAGATGCCGATCAAGACCCGCTTCGTCACCCGCGCCCAGACCAGCCACGCCGCCGAGCACACGCCGGCCGCCTGA
- the rpsC gene encoding 30S ribosomal protein S3 produces MGQKTHPVGFRIGITEDHKSKWYAPKKAYGEFLVEDYKLRQYIDNKLNRRPPFAAVSEVIIERTREEVTISLKTARPGLVIGPKGAEVDKLREELEDTIHRKIGPIKVIEIKNPDLNAQLVAEGIAEQLKKRASFRRVLKMRLEGCKNAGAKGVRIQVGGRLGGADIARSEKQTTGSVPLTTLQAFVDYGYAVSKTKAGTIGVKVWIYRGRYDNPVEDTDTRPGGFQRRGRRG; encoded by the coding sequence ATGGGACAGAAGACACATCCGGTCGGCTTCCGCATCGGCATCACCGAGGACCATAAGTCCAAGTGGTACGCGCCCAAGAAGGCCTACGGCGAGTTCCTCGTCGAGGACTACAAGCTCCGCCAGTACATCGACAACAAGCTCAATCGCCGGCCTCCGTTTGCGGCGGTCAGCGAGGTCATCATCGAGCGGACTCGCGAAGAGGTGACCATCTCGCTCAAGACCGCCCGCCCAGGCCTCGTCATCGGGCCCAAGGGTGCGGAGGTCGACAAGCTGCGTGAGGAACTCGAAGACACGATCCACCGCAAGATCGGCCCGATCAAGGTCATCGAGATCAAGAACCCGGACCTCAACGCCCAGCTCGTCGCCGAAGGCATCGCCGAGCAGCTGAAGAAGCGTGCCAGCTTCCGCCGCGTGCTCAAGATGCGGCTCGAAGGCTGCAAGAACGCGGGTGCCAAGGGCGTCCGCATCCAGGTCGGCGGCCGACTCGGTGGGGCGGACATCGCCCGCAGCGAGAAGCAGACGACCGGCTCGGTCCCGCTCACCACGCTGCAGGCGTTCGTCGACTACGGCTACGCCGTCAGCAAGACCAAGGCCGGCACGATCGGTGTGAAGGTCTGGATCTACCGCGGCCGGTACGACAACCCGGTCGAGGACACCGACACCCGCCCGGGTGGCTTCCAGCGTCGCGGCCGTCGTGGCTGA
- the rplX gene encoding 50S ribosomal protein L24, with the protein MAAKIRSGDTVQVITGDDKGKRGKVLRVLRDTEKVLVEGMNQAWKHVKPTQQNPKGERRRIDRPLHVSNVMVVDPESDKPTRVRFEERDGVKHRVAVKSGASLGRV; encoded by the coding sequence ATGGCTGCCAAGATTAGAAGTGGCGACACGGTGCAAGTGATCACCGGCGACGACAAGGGCAAACGCGGCAAGGTGCTGCGTGTGCTTCGCGACACCGAAAAGGTGCTCGTCGAGGGCATGAACCAGGCGTGGAAGCACGTCAAGCCCACGCAGCAGAACCCCAAGGGCGAGCGCCGCCGCATCGACCGGCCGCTGCACGTCAGCAACGTGATGGTCGTCGATCCGGAATCGGACAAGCCGACGCGGGTCAGGTTTGAAGAGCGTGATGGCGTGAAGCACCGCGTCGCCGTCAA
- the rpsQ gene encoding 30S ribosomal protein S17, with protein sequence MADSAATATAPSRPALRTRQGVVTQDAADKTIRVQMNYQTMHPKYGKYLTRRSVVQAHDEANEAKKGDTVLIAECRPLSKTKHHRLLRIVERGPDNR encoded by the coding sequence ATGGCCGACTCTGCCGCTACAGCTACCGCGCCGTCTCGCCCGGCTCTCCGCACCCGTCAGGGCGTCGTCACCCAAGACGCCGCCGACAAGACGATCCGTGTGCAGATGAACTACCAGACGATGCACCCCAAGTACGGCAAGTACCTGACGCGTCGCAGCGTCGTCCAGGCCCACGACGAGGCCAACGAGGCCAAGAAGGGCGACACCGTCCTGATCGCCGAATGCCGCCCGCTCTCCAAGACCAAGCACCACCGCCTGCTCCGCATCGTCGAGCGCGGCCCGGACAATCGATAG